The proteins below are encoded in one region of Streptomyces roseirectus:
- a CDS encoding threonine aldolase family protein, whose product MTFTPDPDDAATLAERLRERRMTAQREAARILSRPPYRASLRERMAHLQEAAEVYDLDERTDVYGNGVVAALEERVAGLLGTEAAAFFPTGTMAQQIALRCWAGRTGNPAVAVHPLAHLEVHERDAFSQLSGLRPVHLTDEHRLPTPQEVREAPEPFGTLALELPLRDAGFLLPSWDELTATVAAARERDAVVHFDGARLWESTTHFGRPLEEIAGLADSVYVSLYKSLDGLSGAVLAGPESLIAEAGVWRHRYGGMLFHQFPAALTALAGLDRELPRLPEYVAHARVVADALQEGFAEAGVPWFRVHPRVPHTHEFQFWLPYDPDTLAEAAVRQAEETGTFLFASPWDRRGPGVSYTEVSVRAAGLDWDAADVKAAVADFVARLPHGAAD is encoded by the coding sequence ATGACCTTCACCCCAGACCCGGACGACGCCGCCACCCTCGCCGAGCGGCTGCGCGAGCGGCGCATGACGGCCCAGCGGGAGGCCGCGCGGATCCTCTCCCGCCCGCCGTACCGCGCGTCCCTTCGGGAGCGCATGGCACACCTCCAGGAGGCCGCCGAGGTGTACGACCTCGACGAGCGCACCGACGTGTACGGCAACGGCGTCGTGGCGGCCCTGGAGGAGCGGGTCGCCGGGCTGCTGGGCACGGAGGCCGCCGCGTTCTTCCCGACCGGCACGATGGCCCAGCAGATCGCCCTGCGCTGCTGGGCGGGGCGCACCGGCAACCCGGCGGTGGCCGTGCATCCGCTGGCCCACCTGGAGGTGCACGAGCGCGACGCGTTCAGCCAGCTCTCCGGGCTGCGGCCGGTGCACCTCACGGACGAGCACCGGCTGCCGACGCCCCAGGAGGTGCGCGAGGCCCCGGAGCCCTTCGGAACGCTCGCGCTGGAACTGCCGCTGCGGGACGCCGGTTTCCTGCTGCCCTCCTGGGACGAGCTGACGGCGACCGTGGCCGCCGCGCGGGAGCGCGACGCCGTGGTGCACTTCGACGGCGCGCGCCTGTGGGAGTCGACCACCCACTTCGGCCGTCCGCTGGAGGAGATCGCGGGCCTCGCGGACAGCGTCTACGTGTCGCTCTACAAGTCCCTCGACGGGCTCAGCGGCGCCGTCCTGGCGGGCCCCGAGTCGCTGATCGCGGAGGCCGGGGTCTGGCGCCACCGCTACGGCGGCATGCTCTTCCACCAGTTCCCCGCCGCCCTCACCGCGCTGGCCGGCCTGGACCGCGAGCTGCCCCGGCTGCCGGAGTACGTCGCCCACGCGCGCGTGGTGGCCGACGCGCTCCAGGAGGGGTTCGCCGAGGCGGGCGTCCCGTGGTTCCGTGTGCACCCGCGCGTGCCGCACACCCACGAGTTCCAGTTCTGGCTGCCGTACGACCCGGACACCCTCGCCGAGGCGGCCGTGCGCCAGGCCGAGGAGACCGGCACGTTCCTGTTCGCCTCGCCGTGGGACCGGCGCGGCCCCGGGGTGTCGTACACGGAGGTCTCGGTGCGCGCGGCGGGCCTCGACTGGGACGCGGCGGACGTGAAGGCGGCGGTCGCGGATTTCGTGGCGCGGCTGCCGCACGGGGCCGCCGATTGA
- a CDS encoding DUF5937 family protein → MSVSIDIAGVRPEQVAFVPSPLAELGMALHALSEPGHHPGIQGWTGSVLPGLDPHLADRMCEAEFLWRSVFSDLFLACAGVPGALPGETLADDLALLDKLPDDQFVDAALEFACPACDRPAPGVLGDPALQGRVLDLAASRGPRQLAFARRVLDDPPGVRAWLRRFLEDCDEAFFAETWSRLSHQLAADARHKTQVLHRRGPAEAFAAVSPAVRLDEANGRLVVDKLVESRTSARDDGLLLVPTSLGRPHLNVLHRAGWRPLLHYPAHSPSPVTAPSVEQLTLRMNALSHPVRMQLCRNLARSAYTTTELAQIHAMSAPEISRHLAALKKAGLITTRRRGRYVLHQLDVALVARLGSDFLEGILR, encoded by the coding sequence ATGAGCGTGAGCATCGACATCGCCGGGGTCCGGCCCGAGCAGGTGGCCTTCGTCCCGTCGCCGCTGGCCGAGCTGGGGATGGCGCTGCACGCGCTGTCGGAGCCGGGGCACCATCCGGGCATCCAGGGCTGGACCGGGAGCGTCCTGCCGGGGCTCGACCCGCACCTGGCCGACCGGATGTGCGAGGCGGAGTTCCTGTGGCGGTCGGTGTTCTCGGACCTGTTCCTGGCGTGCGCGGGCGTGCCGGGCGCGCTGCCCGGGGAGACGCTGGCCGACGATCTGGCGCTGCTGGACAAGCTGCCGGACGACCAGTTCGTGGACGCGGCCCTGGAGTTCGCGTGCCCGGCGTGCGACCGCCCGGCGCCGGGCGTCCTCGGTGACCCGGCGCTGCAGGGCCGGGTGCTGGACCTCGCCGCCTCGCGCGGACCCCGGCAGCTGGCGTTCGCGCGGCGGGTGCTGGACGATCCGCCGGGCGTGCGCGCGTGGCTGCGGCGTTTCCTGGAGGACTGCGACGAGGCGTTCTTCGCCGAGACCTGGTCGCGGCTGAGCCACCAGCTCGCGGCCGACGCCCGGCACAAGACGCAGGTGCTGCACCGGCGCGGGCCCGCCGAGGCGTTCGCGGCGGTCTCCCCCGCCGTCCGGCTCGACGAGGCGAACGGCCGTCTGGTCGTCGACAAGCTCGTCGAGAGCCGCACGTCCGCGCGCGACGACGGTCTGCTGCTGGTCCCGACCAGCCTGGGCCGCCCGCACCTGAACGTCCTGCACCGTGCGGGGTGGCGCCCCCTGCTGCACTACCCGGCGCACTCCCCGTCCCCGGTCACGGCGCCCTCGGTGGAGCAGCTGACCCTGCGGATGAACGCGCTCTCCCACCCCGTCCGCATGCAGCTCTGCCGCAACCTGGCCCGCAGCGCGTACACGACGACCGAACTCGCCCAGATCCACGCCATGTCCGCCCCGGAGATATCCCGGCACCTCGCGGCCCTGAAGAAGGCGGGCCTCATCACGACCCGCAGGCGCGGGCGCTATGTCCTGCACCAGCTCGATGTCGCCCTGGTGGCCCGCCTGGGCAGCGACTTCCTGGAGGGCATCCTCCGGTAG
- a CDS encoding response regulator, with product MTIRVMLVDDQVLLRTGFRMVLAAQPDMEVVAEAGDGVEALQVVRSTDVDVVLMDVRMPKLDGVEATRRICEEPDPPKVLILTTFDLDEYAFSGLKAGASGFMLKDVPPGELLAAIRSVHSGDAVVAPSTTRRLLDRFAPMLPSSGRAPEHKELERLTEREREVMILVAQGLSNGEIAARLVLSEATVKTHVGRILTKLGLRDRVQVVVLAYETGLVRAGGGAAGGHA from the coding sequence ATGACGATCCGCGTGATGCTCGTCGACGACCAGGTGCTGCTGCGCACCGGGTTCCGGATGGTGCTCGCCGCCCAGCCGGACATGGAGGTCGTCGCGGAGGCGGGCGACGGGGTCGAGGCGCTGCAGGTGGTGCGCTCCACGGACGTCGACGTCGTCCTCATGGACGTCCGCATGCCGAAGCTGGACGGCGTGGAGGCCACCCGGCGAATCTGCGAGGAGCCGGACCCGCCGAAGGTGCTCATCCTGACGACCTTCGACCTGGACGAGTACGCGTTCTCCGGGCTGAAGGCGGGCGCCTCCGGGTTCATGCTCAAGGACGTGCCGCCCGGCGAGCTGCTCGCCGCGATCCGCTCCGTCCACAGCGGCGACGCCGTCGTCGCCCCCTCCACCACCCGCCGCCTCCTGGACCGCTTCGCGCCGATGCTCCCGAGTTCCGGGCGCGCGCCGGAGCACAAGGAGCTGGAGCGCCTGACGGAGCGCGAGCGCGAGGTGATGATCCTCGTCGCCCAGGGCCTGTCCAACGGCGAGATCGCCGCCCGCCTGGTCCTCTCCGAGGCGACCGTGAAGACCCACGTGGGCCGCATCCTCACCAAGCTCGGCCTGCGCGACCGCGTCCAGGTCGTCGTCCTGGCGTACGAGACGGGCCTCGTGCGCGCGGGCGGCGGAGCGGCCGGGGGACACGCCTGA